ACACGTAGTGGGCCTGCTGCGGGGGAGCGGGCCTTTGCATTTGTTGTTGGTGCGGCGCGGGCACGGCCTGGGCGCGGGCGCCCTGGGCGGCGAGCTCGGCGATCAGCTCCTTGCTCGCCTCTTGCGTGCCGCCCTTGGGCGGCTCGTCTCCGCCCACGGCGGTGGCGGGGGGCGGCGCGGGCTGCACCGGGACCGGCGCCATCGGTGCGGGGGGCGCGGGCGCCGTGGCGTCGTCGTCCGGCGGGAGCGTGGGGGCCACGCCGCCGCGGGTGGGCGCTTCGTCACTCGGCGCCTTGGGCTCGAGGGGAGGAAGATCCGCCGTCTTGTCCTGGCGCTTGGGCGGCGGCTCGCTGGGGCTCGGGATCACCGCGGCGGGCGCGGGCGTCGCGGCGAGGCGGCCGGCGTGGGACAGCTCCCCCGACAGCGGCGCCAGGGCCAGTCGCATGCTGAGGGCGCTGTCGAAGCGACGGCTGCTCTCGGGGTCGATGGCTTGATGCACGACCTTGGCGAGCTCCTCCCCCAGGCTCGCGTCGTGCTCGGTGATGCGCTTCACCTTGCCCGCCGCCACCTGGGACACGATCGCCGCGGCGTCGTCCCCGTAGGCCGGCCGCTCGCCGGTGAGCATCTCGTACAGCATCACGCCCAGGGAGTAGAGGTCCGCGCGGTGATCCACGCGATCCGCCGAGTACAGCTGCTCCGGCGCCATGTACTCCGGCGTCCCCATGATGGCGCCGGGGCGGGTCAGGCCCTTCTGGTACTCGTTCGCTTCCCGCAGCTTGGCGATGCCGAAGTCCAACAGCTTGAGCAACGGACCGCCGGTGCTGGGCGTGATGAACACGTTGTCCGGCTTGAGATCGCGATGCACCACGCCCAGGGCGTGGGCGGCTTCGAGGCCGCTCAGGATCTGCAGCGCGAAATCGATGGCCTGATCCTTCGGCAGCTTCACGCGGCGATCCAACAGCTGCTGCAGGGATTCCCCGGTGAGCAGCTCCATGACCAGGAACGGAGAGCCGTCCGGCGTCTGGTCCACGTCTGTCACGCGGGTGACGTGAGGGCTCTGGATGCGCGCGGACACGCGAGCCTCTTGCAGGAAGCGCGACGCCAGACCCGGCCGCTTGCTGAGCTCGCTGTGCAGGAACTTGAGCGCGACGTTGGTGCCCAGCAGCTCGTGGCGCGCTTCGAACACGGCACCCATACCGCCGTCGCCAATCAAGCGGACGATGCGGTACTTGCCGCCAACGACGTCACCCGGTGATGGTCTCATGTGCGGTCAGTCGTCTTTTTCCGCGGCCCGTGCGGCGCGCTGGAGCTCCGTGAGGAACGCCAGCGTACCCGGCTCGGCGCGGTCCACGTACAAGATGCCGTCGAGATGATCCGTTTCGTGCTGCACGACCGCGGCAGGGACGCCTTCCCAGATGAAGTCGAGGGGGGAGCCATTTCGATCCAGAGCGGTAACGTGCACTTTGCGGGGGCGGGTGACCCGACCACGGATGCCGGCGACGGAC
This region of Polyangiaceae bacterium genomic DNA includes:
- a CDS encoding protein kinase, giving the protein MRPSPGDVVGGKYRIVRLIGDGGMGAVFEARHELLGTNVALKFLHSELSKRPGLASRFLQEARVSARIQSPHVTRVTDVDQTPDGSPFLVMELLTGESLQQLLDRRVKLPKDQAIDFALQILSGLEAAHALGVVHRDLKPDNVFITPSTGGPLLKLLDFGIAKLREANEYQKGLTRPGAIMGTPEYMAPEQLYSADRVDHRADLYSLGVMLYEMLTGERPAYGDDAAAIVSQVAAGKVKRITEHDASLGEELAKVVHQAIDPESSRRFDSALSMRLALAPLSGELSHAGRLAATPAPAAVIPSPSEPPPKRQDKTADLPPLEPKAPSDEAPTRGGVAPTLPPDDDATAPAPPAPMAPVPVQPAPPPATAVGGDEPPKGGTQEASKELIAELAAQGARAQAVPAPHQQQMQRPAPPQQAHYVSAGYGAAPPPMPTRKRGGGGAIIALLLGVLVTGGAIALVVVLRNNKTDDPTPTNPLGEPTPTTTITAQGPDPNATTDVPPSPTPSPTPTPVPTKTSTGGGTPVPKKDAGTDAGKADAGTTAPFPTFPLPSGLPPLPSGLPPLPTFPQIPGFPPPNDQKK